Genomic segment of Parageobacillus genomosp. 1:
TAGTTGGCGCCGTACGTATTCGTTTGAATGACCTCGGCGCCCGCGGCGATATATGCTTCATGAATATGAATGATATCTTCCGGTTTCGATAAATTTAGTTCTTCAAAACATCGGTCGACGCCGTGCGAGTATAATAGCGTTCCCATCGCGCCATCGGCGATGAGGATGCGTTCTTTTAAATCTTGCAAAAGTCCCACGCTCATTCCCCCGTTCTATGAAAATGGTAAAAGAAAAAAGCCTTCTATAAGAAGAAGACTTTTTATGTATCGTCTCTTCTTATCTTCCAGGCGCTTTCGCCTGTCTGGATTTAGCACCTTGGCTTCCGCCAGGTTGCTGAGGGTTCACCGGGCCAGTCCCTCCCCCTCTCTTGATAAGAAATTCGCTATGAAGTTGTAGCCAAACGTTTCAACGATATAATTAATATATAATGTAAAGCATTTTCTGAAAATATTCAATATAATGGAATCGTTTTCAAGAAAATATTCCATCCTTCATGGAAAAAGCATTAGTGCTTGATATTTAATGAAAATAGGTTTATCCACTATAGTGAACGTATATGATTGGAATCAATAACTAGGTAGTAGTGTCGCAACGGCGGAAAGAGAATAAAAAACGCTTATAAAAAAGGAAAAAAAGCTCCCATGAAAACTTTACTCACAATAAGAGAACTTACGGCTTGCAAAAACTAATAATATTAGTTATAATAAAACTAACAATATTAGTTTCAAGAAAATGAGGTGAAACATTTGCGAATCATCCGCAAAAAAACGGTTTTTCAACTGACATTTTTGCCGCGTTTTTTTCCCGTAAATTGTTACTTGATTGACGAAATGGACGGATTGACCTTGATTGACGCTGCTCTGCCCTACAGCGTGAAAGGAATTTTGAAAGCGGCTGAAACCATCGGAAAACCTATCACGCGCATCCTTCTCACCCATGCACATGGGGATCATGTGGGAGCACTTGACGCGCTAAAACAAATTCTTCCGCATGTACCCGTTTATATTTCGGAACGTGACGCCCGCTTAATGTCTGGAGACAGGTCGCTGGGTCCGAACGAACCAAACACACCGATTCGTGGCGGAGTACCTAAAAAACTGCAGACACGAGCAGATGTTTTGCTAAAGGAGGGAGATCGAATCGGCTCGTTGCTGGCGATTGCCACACCGGGACATACGCCCGGTTCAATGACATTTCTCGACACGCGCAACAACGCCTGTATCGTCGGTGATGCATTTCAAACAAAAGGCGGGATTGCTGTATCGGGACAGGTACAACCATGGTTTCCCTTTCCGGCAATGGCTACATGGAATAAAGAAATGGCGCTCAAAAGTGCATACAAAATACGTGAGTACCATCCATCCTTGCTAGCGGTGGGACATGGGCATATGTTGGAGCAACCAGGTGTAGCCATCGACCGTGCCATTGCCAAAGCCGAACGGAGTTTCATACATCCCCCTACAGGAAAGGAGTGACGCAGATGTCTCCAAGAATCGGTTTAGATTTGTCAACGATTCTGCAAACTGCAACAGAAATTGCCGATAAAGACGGACTGGATGCCGTCACATTGGCTACATTGGCTAAAAAACTCGGCGTCCGCCCCCCATCCTTGTACAACCACATCGAAGGATTGCACGGTTTAAGAAAACAACTCGCGGTTTATGGCCTTGAACAACTTTACAACACCCTGGCGCAAGCGGCCATCGGACGGTCCGGTGATGATGCGGTGCATGCGCTTGGGAAAGCTTATGTAACGTTTGCTCGAACCCATCCTGGCTTGTATGAAGCAACCTTGCAAGCGCCCGATTCACTAGATCCAGATATACAACGTGCAGGTCGTGAGATTGTGAACCTGACTCTGCGTGTGCTTCACGCATACGATCTTGATGACGAAACAGCACTGCATGCAGTGCGTGGTTTGCGAAGCATGTTCCATGGTTTCGCTTCCTTGGAACAGAAAGGAGAATTTAGAATTCCACTCGACCATGACGTGACACTCCGGTTTCTGATCGATACGTTCCTGACAGGGATTCGCCGAAAACAGAAATCGCTGGAGTGAATCCAGCCTCAAAATGACAAAACGACTGAATGATGTCAAAAAAGGAGAATGAACATGGAAATTAAACTGGCGAATCTACTTTTGCGTTTCCTTTTGGAAGTATGCGTTTTGGCCGCACTCGCATATTGGGGATTCAAGAACGGAGAAAATATGCTCGGTAAGATCGGTTTGATGGTTGGGATCCCGCTTTTGATCGCGCTGATTTGGGGGACGTTCGGTTCCCCCGGTGCGCCGTTACTCCTTCCAGAACCGTGGCACTTTATCTTGGAAGTGACGATTTTTGGGGCGGCATCCGTCACCTTGCATGCTGCCGGACATCCCAATCTTGCCAAGGTTTATGTGTTTGTCGTAGTATTGAACCGTTTTCTCATGTTCGTCTGGAAACAATGATCCAAATTCAAAGATTTTTTCGACGCCGGCGGCCTTCCTGTCACATACGGCATTTCCGGCAACGATATAGAGAGTCAATATATCGAAATAAGGATGCTAAAAGTGAGTCGATTTCATAAGACCATGCATGTTCGCTGTTCCAATTGGAAATCATGATCTTGTCCACCCCTTGGTAGTTGGTTTTGGTCACTGTATATGATCTTCAAGGTGGTGGATTTTTTATGTGCATTTATGCATCCATTATGCGTTTTGCAACACGTTCTAGAGAATAATATATATCCACTATAGTGGATAAAGGGGGAGGGGGGGCATGTTCCATGCATGATGCGATTCATTTCTTATTAGCAGGGTTACCTATTTTATTCGCTCTCATTTGTTTAGTTTGGCTTAAAATGTCTGCGCTGTACACCGCTGTCTGTTCGTATGGATTGGCTTTCGTATTGGCTTTTTTTTCTTTTGATGCCTCGGTGCAGAATTTATTTCATTTCTCCGTTCGTGGAATGCTGCTGGCGGTGACGGTCATTTATGTATTAGGGCTTGGGCTGTTTTTATACAACTTGCTGAATGAAAGCGGAGCGATGAATATGATGTCCTACGGTTTATCACGCTTTTGCCGCTCAAAAGCAGAACAGGGGCTGCTTATTTCTGCCGCTTTAGGTCCTTTTCTAGAAGCGGTCAGTGGCTTTGGCATCGCTGTGGTGATCGCTGCCCCATTATATCTTTCACTAGGATTTTCAGCGAAAAAGACAATGATGTTATCGTTATTGACGCAGTCGGCCGTGCCGTGGGGAGCGCTTGCCATCGGTACGGTCATTAATGCGGAGTTGTCTGGAGTTCCTTTGCATCAATTGGGGGAGTATAGCGCGATGGTAAGTACGCCGCTATTTCTTTTTTATGCGGTTGTTATTGTGGCCATTAGCGGCGGCAAAAAGTCGATAAGACAATATTTTGATTCCATTATTATCGTTTCGTTCGTGCTGTCATTTGTGACATGGGCTTCCAGCGTGTATATATCTACCGAACTGGCGGGCGTATTGGCGGGAGGAGCTGCCGCTTTTTTGCTCATTGCCTATTGGAAACTAAAGGCGTTAATCAGACAAAAGAGGGGCAAGGCCGCTACGACGCATGTAGTTATTGGGAGGGGAAACTTTTGGAAGGCAATGGTACCATATGCCGTTTTAACGATATATATATTCGTTTCCCATTTCTCTGCTGCATGTAAGAGCATAGTTACAAGCATCCTCGTTATTCAATGGCCAGAATATCATTTTCATTTGGAGCTGTTGTATAGCCCAGGTTTTGCCCTGTTCCTTGCTTCGCTGACAGCGATATGGCTATATCGGCTGACTAGCGTTCAACTAAAAACCTGTATAGAAAAAACCATCAAACAAGTATATCCCGCCGTAATAGCAACAACGGGCTTTATCGCGATGTCGAGCGTGATGGAGGGGGCGGGAATGACGAATTTCCTGGCTGCTAATATTGCCGCATTAGTAGGTTCGTGGTTTATCATCGCTTCTCCGCTCATCGGTGCGATCAGCGGATTTATGAGCGGCAGCAACAGCGCGGCTAACGCTATGTTTTCCCATTTTCAAAGCACGATGGCTGAGCAATTACATAGTCCCGCACTATTATATGCCACCGCACAAAATGTCTCCGCATCGAACATGACCATGGCATCTCCATCGAGAATCGCTTTAGCAGCTTCTATCACTAACCAGTCTGGACATGAAGGGCAATTTGTGCGAGACATTCTTCCGATTGCTTTTGCTGCTTTGTTGATCATTACGTCTAGTATTGTCGGGCTGGGGCTTTTTCTTTGAATAATTGTGTCTAAAACGCATAATGGAAATAGAGGGAAAGGGCATGAAAAAAGATGCTACGGGCGATTAGTGCCCGTAGCATCACGTTTTTATCGATAATTGACAAATTGCACATCAATCGGCAGGTCGGCTTCGCGAATCGCGGCGATAACCTTTTGCAAGTCATCTTTGCTTTTGCCGCTGACGCGGATTTGATCGTCCTGTATTTGGCTTTTCACTTTCAGGCCGGTGTTTTTTATGATCGTGTTGATTTTTTTCGCGTTTTCCTTGTCGATGCCTTGCACAAGTTTAGCGCGTTGGCGCACCGTCCCCCCAGAAGCCGGCTCAATTTTGCCGTATTGAATATTTTTCGTCGGCACGCCTCGTCTAATGAGCTTGCCAATCAGCACGTCCTTGAGCTGTTCCAATTTAAATTCATCGTCGGAAATAAGGACGAGTTCGTCTTTGTCTAGAGAAATGTCGCTTTTGCTGCCTTTAAAGTCGTAGCGGTTTTTAATTTCTTTCAGTGCGATGTTGATCGCATTGGTGACTTCCGATAAGTCAACTTTCGAAACAATATCAAAGGAACTTTCTTTTGACATACACGACCTCCAGCATTTTTTATTTTATTATAGTAAAATGTGGCAAGGGACACAATAAGAAAAGAAGGATTGGAGCTGAGTACGATGGAAGCGTTCTTGTGATGCAGGGAAAATGACGTTTTACGCGGAACTGTAAACTGGAGTGGGGAATAATAAGCGTGAAAATATAGACAAAGGAAGAGGTTGCGATGAAACGATTAATTCCTGGAGAAATCATGACATTAACGGTAAAACGGGAAGTGCCGTTTGGCTACTTTTTAACGAACGGCACGGACGAAGTGCTGCTACATAAAAGCGAAGCGAACGA
This window contains:
- a CDS encoding MBL fold metallo-hydrolase → MRIIRKKTVFQLTFLPRFFPVNCYLIDEMDGLTLIDAALPYSVKGILKAAETIGKPITRILLTHAHGDHVGALDALKQILPHVPVYISERDARLMSGDRSLGPNEPNTPIRGGVPKKLQTRADVLLKEGDRIGSLLAIATPGHTPGSMTFLDTRNNACIVGDAFQTKGGIAVSGQVQPWFPFPAMATWNKEMALKSAYKIREYHPSLLAVGHGHMLEQPGVAIDRAIAKAERSFIHPPTGKE
- a CDS encoding TetR/AcrR family transcriptional regulator; its protein translation is MSPRIGLDLSTILQTATEIADKDGLDAVTLATLAKKLGVRPPSLYNHIEGLHGLRKQLAVYGLEQLYNTLAQAAIGRSGDDAVHALGKAYVTFARTHPGLYEATLQAPDSLDPDIQRAGREIVNLTLRVLHAYDLDDETALHAVRGLRSMFHGFASLEQKGEFRIPLDHDVTLRFLIDTFLTGIRRKQKSLE
- a CDS encoding YrdB family protein, whose amino-acid sequence is MEIKLANLLLRFLLEVCVLAALAYWGFKNGENMLGKIGLMVGIPLLIALIWGTFGSPGAPLLLPEPWHFILEVTIFGAASVTLHAAGHPNLAKVYVFVVVLNRFLMFVWKQ
- a CDS encoding L-lactate permease — translated: MHDAIHFLLAGLPILFALICLVWLKMSALYTAVCSYGLAFVLAFFSFDASVQNLFHFSVRGMLLAVTVIYVLGLGLFLYNLLNESGAMNMMSYGLSRFCRSKAEQGLLISAALGPFLEAVSGFGIAVVIAAPLYLSLGFSAKKTMMLSLLTQSAVPWGALAIGTVINAELSGVPLHQLGEYSAMVSTPLFLFYAVVIVAISGGKKSIRQYFDSIIIVSFVLSFVTWASSVYISTELAGVLAGGAAAFLLIAYWKLKALIRQKRGKAATTHVVIGRGNFWKAMVPYAVLTIYIFVSHFSAACKSIVTSILVIQWPEYHFHLELLYSPGFALFLASLTAIWLYRLTSVQLKTCIEKTIKQVYPAVIATTGFIAMSSVMEGAGMTNFLAANIAALVGSWFIIASPLIGAISGFMSGSNSAANAMFSHFQSTMAEQLHSPALLYATAQNVSASNMTMASPSRIALAASITNQSGHEGQFVRDILPIAFAALLIITSSIVGLGLFL
- a CDS encoding YajQ family cyclic di-GMP-binding protein, translating into MSKESSFDIVSKVDLSEVTNAINIALKEIKNRYDFKGSKSDISLDKDELVLISDDEFKLEQLKDVLIGKLIRRGVPTKNIQYGKIEPASGGTVRQRAKLVQGIDKENAKKINTIIKNTGLKVKSQIQDDQIRVSGKSKDDLQKVIAAIREADLPIDVQFVNYR